The Terriglobales bacterium genome includes a region encoding these proteins:
- a CDS encoding carboxypeptidase regulatory-like domain-containing protein: protein MRNISIALLIFVLLATLCQAQNASSPSSQNETATAAVSSGTTALEGTVTDASGAVVVGATVTVRNAAGESKTAVTNGEGKYRITGLAPGQYNVSVTAKGFAEFKTEGLNMTSGESVSLDAPLQAAGSSTEVNVEGQRATQVETENAEVSGTLTQKQIVSIALNGRNFSTLIALAPGVSNQTGQDEAKVGVVGSAKYSVNGGRTEYNTFSVDGTDVLNTDIAASHGHSTLLVYPSLDAIQELKVLTSNYGAEYGRSASGTTLVTPKSGGPRFHGNAYEFLRNEAFNSRNYFDAPGKAPLYRRNDYGFTVGGPLFIPHVYNTNKNKTFFFVSEEFRQEKSPYEFNQAVPSDAERGWNPVTQSYSSVADFSDVCPAIVNAGETVDFDRSKFPDCPSQGTSNQRRTFTDNRFLIDPVASTLLKAGLVPRANSAVGCNFKANPDDNQQHCYVTAVSPSTSWREDLLRIDHNFGSKTQLSLTGIHDHWETSTAVPQWENQPNSFPSVLNRFIGPGTSGSVHVTTMISPTFLNTFSFGITVQNINLADQPGAGVSLDRSPLDALQFPMGRLFNNGFGGKLPAIVIGGNNAIYGGTGLTVDTAYMPWSHRRGTIEFLDSINKVIGKHTLQVGVQYIKARRHEINAANGANSGDTQGVLTFKNIGSIHTSDNAFADFLYNFGSATLLPSGGQILSYQQDSAQSSYRVRYWIIEPYVQDDWHVTPRLVVNLGMRVSLFGNWQPEGGALYNWQASAYDPTLMAKANLVVDYQHGYLKNVTNPLAPSPLPLDVNNLNAVMTNGLVACGKNGVPASCQSSHVFNPAPRIGFAWDPTGQGKISIRGGYGVFFEHGTGSEANAGSLMGNPPQVLSMQEDNPLSYQQIGYYTGNPKAEVPYAYPLNVISIPAKTVWPYVQQWSFGVQQEIAKDTAITVSYVGSKGTHLAVAMQRNQLRPVSDANNPFGPGEPLTSHLCASNQIPLSNPYDPLGFFTLSNGSKLYYKDNPIAVLALIAACDGTPAPPGFNSINFSLNLLRPYQGIGGITAIENVASSVYHSMQFTLRHNHGPLDLGISYTYGHSLDSASDRFESNFVDAFDLAANRASSDFDQRHLLNITYLYQLPMLRLVEHLRSYAHCQDCPSAPDLPPYGGPSKLTRTLLDGWAVQGITTYQSGTPFSVVNGASSTGISQLDNAGFALGLGADSYPDLASGSNCNTANSSKGTVGPLLANPCMFVAPRGLTQGNAGRNFLNNPGRTNFDMSLLKNFNIGGEQRTLQFRAEAFNIFNQTQFITYDPIKGNTASNTISCYDTTTFSAGAPGCLAGNGFLHPVEAHRPRTLQFGLKLQF from the coding sequence ATGCGAAACATTTCAATTGCATTGCTCATATTCGTCCTGCTTGCCACCTTGTGTCAGGCACAGAACGCCTCCAGTCCGAGTTCCCAGAACGAAACGGCAACCGCTGCCGTCTCGAGCGGCACGACCGCTTTGGAAGGGACTGTTACTGACGCCTCCGGCGCGGTAGTGGTAGGGGCCACTGTAACCGTGCGGAACGCCGCCGGCGAATCCAAGACCGCTGTCACAAACGGCGAAGGTAAGTACCGGATTACCGGATTAGCTCCCGGCCAGTACAACGTCTCGGTCACAGCCAAGGGCTTCGCGGAGTTCAAGACCGAAGGGCTTAACATGACCTCTGGGGAAAGTGTCTCTCTTGACGCCCCGCTGCAGGCCGCCGGTAGCTCGACCGAGGTGAACGTCGAAGGTCAGCGGGCCACGCAGGTGGAAACCGAGAACGCCGAGGTCTCGGGTACGCTGACTCAGAAGCAAATCGTGTCGATTGCCTTGAACGGTCGCAACTTCTCAACCTTGATCGCTCTAGCTCCTGGGGTGAGCAACCAGACCGGGCAGGATGAAGCCAAGGTGGGTGTAGTAGGGAGCGCCAAATACAGTGTCAATGGCGGCCGCACCGAATACAACACTTTCAGTGTGGATGGCACCGATGTGTTGAACACTGATATTGCCGCCAGCCACGGGCATAGCACCCTGCTTGTCTACCCCAGTTTGGATGCCATCCAGGAATTGAAGGTCCTGACCTCTAATTACGGCGCGGAATACGGACGCAGCGCCTCTGGTACAACCCTGGTTACCCCCAAGTCTGGCGGTCCGCGGTTTCATGGAAACGCCTATGAGTTTCTGCGCAACGAGGCATTCAACTCGCGCAATTATTTCGATGCGCCCGGCAAGGCCCCACTGTACCGCAGAAATGATTATGGCTTCACAGTAGGTGGGCCTCTTTTCATCCCGCATGTGTACAACACCAATAAGAACAAGACGTTCTTCTTTGTCTCCGAAGAATTTCGCCAGGAGAAGAGCCCCTACGAATTCAACCAGGCGGTTCCTTCCGATGCCGAGCGTGGCTGGAACCCTGTGACCCAGAGCTACAGCAGCGTTGCCGATTTCAGCGACGTGTGTCCTGCTATTGTGAACGCTGGCGAAACTGTGGATTTTGATCGCTCAAAATTTCCCGACTGTCCTTCGCAGGGGACTTCAAACCAGCGGCGAACTTTTACAGATAACCGGTTTCTCATTGATCCGGTTGCCTCAACGCTTCTGAAAGCCGGCCTGGTCCCGCGAGCGAATTCGGCCGTGGGTTGTAACTTCAAGGCAAACCCTGATGACAATCAGCAGCATTGCTATGTCACGGCAGTTTCACCCAGCACCTCCTGGCGGGAAGATCTGCTGCGAATTGATCACAACTTCGGCTCCAAAACCCAGCTGTCTTTGACCGGCATACACGACCACTGGGAGACCTCCACCGCCGTCCCGCAATGGGAAAATCAGCCCAACAGCTTTCCCTCCGTGCTCAATCGCTTCATCGGTCCCGGTACGAGTGGGTCTGTACATGTGACCACGATGATTTCTCCGACCTTCCTGAATACATTTTCCTTCGGCATCACTGTGCAGAACATCAATCTTGCCGATCAGCCCGGCGCCGGTGTTTCCTTGGACCGTTCGCCGCTTGATGCCCTGCAGTTCCCCATGGGACGTCTGTTTAACAACGGATTTGGAGGGAAGCTTCCTGCGATTGTCATCGGCGGAAACAATGCCATTTATGGCGGGACCGGGCTTACCGTGGATACTGCCTACATGCCCTGGTCTCACCGGCGCGGCACGATAGAGTTTCTCGACAGTATCAACAAGGTCATCGGCAAACACACCCTGCAAGTCGGAGTGCAGTACATCAAGGCCCGGCGCCATGAGATCAACGCGGCCAACGGGGCCAATAGCGGCGACACGCAGGGAGTGCTGACCTTTAAAAACATTGGCAGCATTCACACCAGCGATAATGCCTTTGCAGACTTTCTTTACAACTTTGGCTCGGCTACGCTCTTGCCGTCAGGAGGCCAGATTCTGTCTTACCAGCAGGATAGCGCCCAAAGCAGCTACAGGGTCCGCTACTGGATCATTGAGCCCTACGTGCAAGACGACTGGCATGTCACCCCCCGTCTGGTTGTCAATTTGGGCATGAGGGTCAGCCTGTTCGGCAACTGGCAGCCCGAAGGCGGCGCCTTGTATAACTGGCAAGCCAGCGCTTACGACCCTACATTGATGGCCAAAGCCAACCTCGTCGTTGACTACCAGCATGGATATTTAAAGAACGTCACAAATCCCCTTGCACCGTCTCCTCTTCCTCTCGATGTTAATAATCTCAATGCGGTCATGACCAACGGTCTGGTGGCATGCGGCAAGAACGGCGTTCCCGCCAGTTGCCAAAGCTCGCATGTCTTCAATCCAGCTCCGCGTATCGGCTTCGCCTGGGACCCCACTGGCCAGGGAAAGATCTCCATCCGTGGCGGTTACGGTGTGTTCTTTGAACACGGCACGGGCAGCGAGGCCAACGCAGGATCGCTGATGGGGAACCCGCCGCAGGTTCTGAGCATGCAGGAAGACAACCCTCTAAGTTATCAGCAGATAGGGTATTACACTGGCAATCCTAAGGCTGAGGTCCCCTATGCGTATCCACTGAATGTGATTTCCATCCCGGCCAAGACAGTGTGGCCATACGTGCAGCAATGGAGTTTTGGCGTGCAACAGGAAATCGCTAAAGACACAGCGATAACCGTCTCTTACGTGGGCAGCAAGGGAACCCATCTGGCGGTCGCCATGCAACGCAATCAACTTAGACCGGTTTCTGACGCAAATAATCCCTTCGGCCCAGGCGAGCCCCTCACCAGCCATCTCTGTGCTTCCAATCAAATTCCTCTTAGCAATCCTTACGACCCCTTGGGCTTTTTCACGCTCTCCAACGGTTCCAAGCTCTACTACAAAGACAATCCCATCGCCGTACTGGCTTTGATCGCCGCCTGTGATGGCACTCCGGCCCCGCCCGGATTCAACAGCATCAATTTCTCCCTCAATTTGCTGCGTCCGTATCAGGGCATTGGCGGTATCACCGCGATCGAAAACGTTGCCAGCTCCGTTTATCATTCCATGCAGTTCACCCTGCGCCACAACCACGGACCGTTGGATCTGGGCATCTCCTATACCTACGGGCACTCGCTGGATTCAGCCTCCGATCGTTTCGAATCCAACTTCGTTGATGCCTTCGACCTGGCTGCGAACCGCGCCAGCTCCGACTTTGATCAGCGCCATCTGCTGAACATCACTTATCTCTACCAATTGCCGATGCTGCGATTGGTAGAACATCTGCGGTCTTACGCGCACTGCCAGGACTGCCCCTCCGCTCCGGATCTGCCACCGTACGGTGGTCCGTCGAAGCTGACTCGTACTCTGCTAGACGGCTGGGCAGTCCAAGGCATTACTACTTACCAGTCGGGTACGCCATTCAGCGTTGTCAACGGGGCCAGCAGCACGGGCATTTCGCAGCTCGACAACGCTGGCTTTGCTCTCGGTTTGGGTGCTGATTCGTATCCCGACCTCGCGAGCGGCTCTAACTGCAACACCGCGAACAGCAGTAAGGGGACCGTCGGTCCGCTGCTGGCCAACCCCTGCATGTTTGTAGCTCCCCGAGGCCTGACCCAGGGCAATGCCGGCCGCAACTTTCTGAACAACCCGGGCCGTACCAACTTCGACATGTCCCTGCTCAAGAACTTCAACATCGGCGGCGAGCAGCGCACATTGCAGTTCCGGGCCGAGGCCTTCAACATCTTCAACCAGACGCAGTTCATCAC